The region TTCGACTAGCCACTGACTTTGTAACTCCTCGAACAAGTGTCAGCTTGTTCAGCAGGGTCCCACAACCCCGACCACGCAACCCCTGACAGGTATCACACGCAGCCGGTTTAGCCTCAATCCGCTTTCGCTCGCCACTACTCACGGAATCACTCAATTGTTTTCTCTTCCTACGGGTACTGAGATGTTTCACTTCCCCGCGTTCCCTCCACACACCCTATGTGTTCAGGTGTGGGTGACACCACATGACTGGTGCCAGGTTTCCCCATTCGGACACCCTGGGATCACAGCTCGGTTGACAGCTCCCCCAGGCCTATCGCGGCCTCCCACGTCCTTCATCGGCTCCTGGTGCCAAGGCATTCACCGTTCGCCCTTGACAACTTGACCACAAAGATGCTCGCGTCCACTGTGCAATTCTCAACAAACGACCAACCCACAACCCGAAACGCCCCACACCAAACCCGATCCTCAGACCAGCGGTATGCGAGGCCAGGCCATGCCTGGCAACCTCACGAACCCACAGGCTCGCTACGGCACCGAAAAAACAACCACCGGTTGTTCCTTCAGGACCCAACAGGGTGCTATCCGCTCCCCCCCAGCCGCACCAACAGCCACCGTTCCCACCACCCCGAAAGATGGCTGTACTAAGCGCCGCCGGCCGTTGCCAGGGCAAAACTTGCCAGTGTCTCCGCCATTCGAGCACCCCACCACCACATCCGGGCGGTGCGGGCTCCTTACCGACTTTCGTCGGAAGGTGCTCCTTAGAAAGGAGGTGATCCAGCCGCACCTTCCGGTACGGCTACCTTGTTACGACTTCGTCCCAATCGCCAGCCCCACCTTCGACGGCTCCCTCCACAAGGGTTGGGCCACCGGCTTCGGGTGTTGCCGACTTTCGTGACGTGACGGGCGGTGTGTACAAGGCCCGGGAACGTATTCACCGCAGCGTTGCTGATCTGCGATTACTAGCGACTCCGACTTCACGGGGTCGAGTTGCAGACCCCGATCCGAACTGAGACCGGCTTTTTGGGATTCGCTCCACCTCACGGTATCGCAGCCCATTGTACCGGCCATTGTAGCATGCGTGAAGCCCTGGACATAAGGGGCATGATGACTTGACGTCATCCCCACCTTCCTCCGAGTTGACCCCGGCAGTCTTCGATGAGTCCCCGCCATAACGCGCTGGCAACATCGAACGAGGGTTGCGCTCGTTGCGGGACTTAACCCAACATCTCACGACACGAGCTGACGACAGCCATGCACCACCTGTGACCGCCCCCGAAGGACCCCCCATCTCTGGAGGTTTTGCGGCCATGTCAAACCCAGGTAAGGTTCTTCGCGTTGCATCGAATTAATCCGCATGCTCCGCCGCTTGTGCGGGCCCCCGTCAATTCCTTTGAGTTTTAGCCTTGCGGCCGTACTCCCCAGGCGGGGCGCTTAATGCGTTAGCTGCGGCACAGGGAACCGGAGAGGCCCCCCACACCTAGCGCCCAACGTTTACAGCGTGGACTACCAGGGTATCTAATCCTGTTCGCTCCCCACGCTTTCGCTCCTCAGCGTCAGTATCGGCCCAGAGACCCGCCTTCGCCACCGGTGTTCCTCCTGATATCTGCGCATTTCACCGCTACACCAGGAATTCCAGTCTCCCCTACCGAACTCTAGCCTGCCCGTATCGACCGCAGGCTTGGGGTTGAGCCCCAAGTTTTCACGGTCGACGCGACAAGCCGCCTACGAGCTCTTTACGCCCAATAAATCCGGACAACGCTCGCACCCTACGTCTTACCGCGGCTGCTGGCACGTAGTTGGCCGGTGCTTCTTCTGCAGGTACCGTCACTCTCGCTTCGTCCCTGCTGAAAGAGGTTTACAACCCGAAGGCCGTCATCCCTCACGCGGCGTCGCTGCATCAGGCTTCCGCCCATTGTGCAATATTCCCCACTGCTGCCTCCCGTAGGAGTCTGGGCCGTGTCTCAGTCCCAGTGTGGCCGGTCGCCCTCTCAGGCCGGCTACCCGTCGTCGCCTTGGTAGGCCATCACCCCACCAACAAGCTGATAGGCCGCGAGCCCATCCCAAGCCGAAAAACTTTCCACCACCAACCATGCGGCCAGCAGTAATATTCGGTATTAGCCCCCGTTTCCGAGGGTTATCCCAAAGCTTGGGGCAGGTTGCTCACGTGTTACTCACCCGTTCGCCGCTCGAGTACCCCGAAGGGCCTTTCCGCTCGACTTGCATGTGTTAAGCACGCCGCCAGCGTTCGTCCTGAGCCAGGATCAAACTCTCCAACAAAAAATTGGAAAACAATCCTGACAACAAACAAATTGTTGCCAAAGGAATCCCAACCAGCCAGCAAAAACTGACCAGCCCGGGGTATAAATCATAATTGGCACTGGCTTTACAAGCACCCTGTTGAGTTCTCAAAGAACAACCACACACCGACCAGAAGCCCCACCTCAGTGGAACCCCAACCGGGGCTTTTCCGTTCTGCGTCCCCGCCGCTCTCGCGCCGGGCACTTTTACTACGTTACCTCACCGTCTCGGCCGTGTCAAACCGTGTGTACCGGTCTGTCATGCTTCGTACGGTTCAGCGCCGGCGCACTCACGCAGCAGCGAACCGCTGCGTCAGGTCGTCGGATTCGGCAGACCGGCCGCTGCGGTTTCCCGCAGTCTCGCCCGGTGCCCTGCCGGTCGTGAACCTTACCCGGTCGGCTTCGCCGCACCAAATCCGCCTCGCGGCTGATCCGGCAGGCCCCGCCCGGGCCGCGTCTCCCAGGAGAAAACCCCTGCTCGACCCGGCCGCCATCCCGTTTCGGTGCTCTAGGACCTTCGTCCCGTTTGCCCCGTTCCGCGCTGGCAGAGAGAAAGTTACGCGTCTGCGGGTTTGATCGTCAAATCCACGGGTAGCGGCGCGCGTCACATTCGGTCGTCCGATGCGTTTCTCCAGGTCAGAACCGCTCCGCCAGCAACAGGGCGCGGCGGTTACCGGCAGCACCGCGCCGAACGGGCTGATCCACAGGAGCGGCTCGCGGCGATCAGGACGGCTGCCGCCGCCGGGCGGCGAGCCAGGCCCGGACACCGAGGACACCAGCGGTGGTGCCGATGGCCAGGGACGCGGCGATCAGCAGCGCATGCACCCACAGAAAGCTGGTAGCTGCGCCGTCGGCCACCGTGCCGGACGCCCAGGACCGTGGGTCCTGCCAGATGGCCACCGCGAACCGAGGCCAGATCACCCAGGTCCAGACGCCAACTCCGACCAGGAAAAGACTCCACCCTCGCGACAGCACCATGGCAGCCGAGTATGCCAGCGCACCTGGTCACCGGGCCGGCGGCGCGATCGCGAGGGTGCTGCCACACCTGGACACGAGCGCCGATGTGCAGCGCAGGCTGTTTCCGGCGGCAGTGGGGTGGGCACTGCGAAGGAGGACAGCTGAGGACCGCCCCCTGGAGGTGCCCAATGCAACCCTCGATCTTCAATCCCTGGGCCTGGCGTGATCCGTCCGCCCTGGCCGGCGGCTACACGCAGACCACCCCCTCGGTCACCCCTGCAAAGAGTCCGGAGGGCGGGGACGACGGCCCGGACGCCCCCGGCCCGGGCACATCCCTCGATCTGGTCGGTTACCAGGTGGAGGCGACCGATGGGCGGATCGGCAGCATCGACGAGACGAGTGACGAGGCGGGCACCGGATACCTGGTGGTGGACACCGGGCCGTGGATCTTCGGCCAGAAGGTGATGCTGCCTGCCGGGACGGTGGTCCAGGTGGATCACCAGGAACGCGTCGTGCACGTCGATCGGACCCGACAGCAGATCAAGGACGCGCCACCGTTCGACCCGGATTCGGCCGACCCGGACTACCGGGAACGCGTCGGCACCTACTACGCCGACAGCTACCTGCCCCCGCCCGGGGCCATACCGCGGATATTCTGACTGGGTGGTCCGGCTGGGCAACCGCGCGTCGGAGGCGGTCGACACTGTCGACGGCCTCCCACTCGGTGCGCAGCCCGCGATCGCGATCAGCCCCGGCGATGGCCGGGAGCAACTTCTGAACGTCCTCCGTGCCGGTGGTCTGCGGTTCCGCGCCGGCGCGCGATGGCGGTCGACTCGCTGAGTCGATCCCGCTGACCGAGCAGAGCTGAGCCAGCTCTGCTCGCGCGCGCCCACGCGTCACCCATCCTCCGGACAACGAGAGGCACCACCATGTCCGTCGCACGAATGCTCACCGGCGACCGGCCCACCGGCCGCCTTCACCTCGGCCACTACGTCGGCAGCATCGCCAACCGGGTGCGGCTGCACCGACGCTACGAAAGCTTCTTCATCATCGCCGACCTGCACATGCTGACCACTCGCAACCGCCGCGAGGACATCGAACAGGTCTCCGGCAACGCCCGGGAGATGGTGACCGACGTCCTCGCCGCCGGCGTCGACCCGGAGCGGGCCACCTTCTACCTCCAGTCCGCGATCCCGGAGGTAGGTGACCTCAACACACTTCTCCAGAACCTGGTGACCGTGCCCCGGCTGGAACGGGTCCCGTCGCTCAAGGACATGGCTCGCGACGCGGGCAAGGAGGAGATGCCGTACGGGCTGCTGGGTTACCCGGTGCTCCAGGCCGCGGACATCCTCTGCGTCAGGGGCGAGGTGGTCCCGGTCGGCCGGGACAACGCCGCGCACGTCGAGGTGACCCGGGAGATCGCGCGGCGATTCAACCACCTGTACGGCCCGGTCTTCCCGGTGCCCGAGCTGATCCAGGCGGACACGCCGAGCCTGGTGGGCACCGACGGCGCGGCCAAGATGAGCAAGAGCCGCGGCAACACGATCGCCCTCTCCGACGACGCTCCCACCGTGCGTCGGAAGGTGCTCGGCATGTACACAGACCCGAATCGGGTACGGGCCGACGTGCCGGGCACGGTGGAGGGCAACCCGGTGTTCGCGTACCACGAGGTTTTCAACCCGGACCGGGACGAGGTGGCGGACCTGGCGGCCCGCTACCGGGCCGGGCAGGTCGGTGACGTGGAGGTCAAGGAACGGCTGGTCGTCGCGCTGGAGACGTTCCTGGCACCGATCCGCCAGCGTCGGGCCGAGATCGAGGCCGACCGGGGGTTGGTCGACCGGTTGATCGTCGAGGGCACCGAACGGACCCGTCAGGAAGTCCGGGAAACCCTGGTCGAGGTACGCCGGGCGATGGGGTTGACCGGCGCGTACCAGAAGTTGCGGCGGCGGGCGGAGCGGAGCCGCCGGCGGCCGACGGACGCCCCGGCCTGACGCCCGGAACGTCCGTTCGCCGACGCGCGCCGGGTCCACCGCCACAGCGCCGCGGGACTCTCACCGGATGTGGACGTCCGCCAGATCGAGCGTGATCGGCGTCCAGGTGAGGTCGGGGGTTCGGTCCTCGTGCCGGAGGTGGATCCGGCGTCGCGTGGGTACGACCAGACCCTCGACCTCGGTGGCCCCGCCGATGTAGTGGGCGGTCGGCGAAAAGCCGTTGGCCCGGGCTGATAGTCGATGCGTCGCAGCAGCCCGCTGTCGTCGAAGTAGTACAGCTGGGTGTCGTTGTGGGTGTCCAGCCCGTGCGGGAACGTGACGCGCAGCCCACGCCACTTCTCGCCGCTCTCCGTCCACGGCTCGACCTCGTGCGCCTCCTTTCCGGGGTGTAGCCGGCGAAGGTCGATCGGGGGTCCGTCAGTTCCTCGAGCAGGCTCGCGTCAGCGGCGGTTAGGGTGACCTGGCCGGTTTCCCGGTCGTACTCTGAGCCGTCGGCCTGCGTTCTCCTGGATCAGGCACGCAGAATGCGAGGATGAGGGGGATTTTCGATGTTCGTCCGGTACCCGCCGGTGACCGGCACCGGACGACGATGTTCGAGATCTTCTTCGACCTCGTCTTCGTGTTCGCGCTCACCCGGGTCATCACCTTCATGGCGCAGCCGCCGACCGCGCTCACCCTGGCCCAGGGGCTCATCCTCCTCCTGTTGCTGATCTACTCCTGGGGTCCGTACCTCTGGTTGGGCAACCTGGTCCGCGCGGACGTCGGCCCGGCCCGCGCGGGCACCCTGCTGGCCATGGCCTCGATATTCGTGGCCGCGCTGGTGCTGCCGGACGCCTGGCGGCAGGGCCCAGAACTCTTCGACGCGCCCCTCACGCTCGCCCTGGCCTACGTTGTCACCCGGGCGGTGCAGCTCGTCGTGCTGCTCTGGGCGAGCACCGAGGACGCGCCGCTGCGCTCGACCCTGCGGTTCTTCACCGTGCCGGTGGTGGCGGCCTGGCTCCCGCTCATAGTTGGCGCGTTGCTCGGTGGCGTCGCCCAGACCGTGCTCTGGACGGTCGCGTTCCTGGTGGACATCGGCGGTTCCCGCGTCGCCTCCGTCTACCGCCCGTGGCCGCTGCGCAGCCTGGACCATTTCACCGAACGGTTCGGACTGGTGCTCATCATCGCGCTCGGCGAGGCGCTGATCGCCGCCGGCACCGGGCCGCGGACGATGGCGCCGAACGGGGCCGGCCTGCTCGCGGCGTTACTCGGTCTGGTCACCACGATCTGCCTGTGGTGGCTCTACTTCGACCGGTTGGCACCCGCCGCCCGGCGTTCGGTCATGTTGGTGCCGGACGAGCGGCGCTCTCTCGTGGCCAGCGACGCGTACGGGCTCGCCCACGCCCCCCTGATCATCGGCGCGATCTTCATCGCGCTCGGTATCGAGCAGGTGCTCGGCCAGCTCGCCGAGGAGCCGTCGCATTCCGCACGGTTGAGCTGGCCGGCGGCCAGCGCCCTCTACGGCGGCGCCACCCTCTACCTGCTCGCGCGGTTGGTTTTTCGCCGGCTGACCCTGCGCACCGTGCGTCCGGGGCAGATCGTCGTCGCGCTGCTGCCGCTGGTCCTGCTGCCGATCGCGCGGTCCCTGCCCGCGCTGGCCGAGCTGGCCCTGCTGACCCTCCTCCTGATCGCGGTCACCTGGCACGAGCGGCGGATCGACCGGCGCGACCCGCAGATTTCACCGGCGCGACCGGTCCGCCCCTGAGGCCACGGAGGAATCCGGACGTCGTGTCGATATCCCGGGCCGTCGTTCGTCGTCATGCTGTACGGCGACCCGCCGCACCGAGAGGAGCCGAAACGTGAAGTACATGCTGCTGTTCATGAGCCCCGTGATCAACGGGGAGGCCGTCGACAACGGGTGCAGCTTCGAGGACTGGATCCGCTACGACCGGGAGATGAAGGACGCCGGGGTCTGGGTCTCCGGGCATCCGCTACAGGACCTGACCACCTGCACGACAGTGCA is a window of Micromonospora sp. WMMD961 DNA encoding:
- the trpS gene encoding tryptophan--tRNA ligase; the encoded protein is MSVARMLTGDRPTGRLHLGHYVGSIANRVRLHRRYESFFIIADLHMLTTRNRREDIEQVSGNAREMVTDVLAAGVDPERATFYLQSAIPEVGDLNTLLQNLVTVPRLERVPSLKDMARDAGKEEMPYGLLGYPVLQAADILCVRGEVVPVGRDNAAHVEVTREIARRFNHLYGPVFPVPELIQADTPSLVGTDGAAKMSKSRGNTIALSDDAPTVRRKVLGMYTDPNRVRADVPGTVEGNPVFAYHEVFNPDRDEVADLAARYRAGQVGDVEVKERLVVALETFLAPIRQRRAEIEADRGLVDRLIVEGTERTRQEVRETLVEVRRAMGLTGAYQKLRRRAERSRRRPTDAPA
- a CDS encoding low temperature requirement protein A, with translation MRGIFDVRPVPAGDRHRTTMFEIFFDLVFVFALTRVITFMAQPPTALTLAQGLILLLLLIYSWGPYLWLGNLVRADVGPARAGTLLAMASIFVAALVLPDAWRQGPELFDAPLTLALAYVVTRAVQLVVLLWASTEDAPLRSTLRFFTVPVVAAWLPLIVGALLGGVAQTVLWTVAFLVDIGGSRVASVYRPWPLRSLDHFTERFGLVLIIALGEALIAAGTGPRTMAPNGAGLLAALLGLVTTICLWWLYFDRLAPAARRSVMLVPDERRSLVASDAYGLAHAPLIIGAIFIALGIEQVLGQLAEEPSHSARLSWPAASALYGGATLYLLARLVFRRLTLRTVRPGQIVVALLPLVLLPIARSLPALAELALLTLLLIAVTWHERRIDRRDPQISPARPVRP
- a CDS encoding PRC-barrel domain containing protein; amino-acid sequence: MQPSIFNPWAWRDPSALAGGYTQTTPSVTPAKSPEGGDDGPDAPGPGTSLDLVGYQVEATDGRIGSIDETSDEAGTGYLVVDTGPWIFGQKVMLPAGTVVQVDHQERVVHVDRTRQQIKDAPPFDPDSADPDYRERVGTYYADSYLPPPGAIPRIF